In Chitinivibrionales bacterium, the DNA window TAAGTCGAAAGGATCCGAACGCAGCGAAGAAATGGTATGAAACAGATCTATCAATTAATAAAACTGAACAGGATCATTAAATCGCACAGGATAAAGCTGATCGCCCTGCTGCTTGCAGATATTTTTCGATTCAGGCATCTCTTTATCCGTTTCGATCCGATTATCGCCTGCAATCTCAGGTGCCTCATGTGTCCTTTCAGCGATCCTGAATTCATAGCAAGCAAAAAACCGAGATTCAGCTCCGATGATATTAAAAGAATCGGTGGCATGTTTTTTCCCCTGGCGTATCAGTGTGTTGTCGGGTGCGGCGCAGAGCCGACCGTGTACAAAGATTATCTATCCATTCTCCGCATGGCAAAACAGTATGGAGTCCCCCATATCGGTTTTACTACCAATGGACAACTATTGACTCAACCGAAAGTTCGGGAACTTTTCGAGATCGGCATCGATGAGATCACCCTTTCTATGCACGGCGTTAAAAAGCAGACCTATGAGCGGTTTATGGTCAACGCATCGTTTGAAAAGTTTCATGAAATCCTTGCGGCGATTGATGAATCAAAAAAGAGACCGGGAATACATCCGGGAATAAGAATAAATTACACGGTCAATCCCGACAATTTACCCGAGCTTGCCGATTTTTTTGAGGAATTCGGCCGATATGCCGTCGATGTTCTTCAAATACGACCCATGGTGGACCTCGGCACTACCGCCTACGCCGCAAGCGATCTCTCGCATTTTGCCGGAGAATATCAATCGATTATCGATTCCCTTGCCGAAGAATGCCGCAAGAGAAATATTACGCTCCTTGCCAACAGATACGACCCATCGCCGTCGGATAATAATCCTCAGAGTGCAATGCTTCAGTTTGCCTATCGCTACATTTCACCGCAGTGTGTATGGCGCGAAGACTTAGACTGGCGCAATACCTCATATAGAGAGTTTTGTCGAAAAATCGGTTGGCGCAAAATTCTCCTGAAATCTATCGCCCTTCCGGCAAATAAGCTGCATCAAATGAAAAATCATCTGGGCTATGATATCTATTCATGAGATTCCTTGATTCGCATTGTTGTATTTTAATAAGTAGGCAAATAAATTTTAATCTGCGCAAACCAGCTTCACCAGCGTCATCAGCGTTCGATTTTTTACGATGTGTTAATTAAAAGCGAGAAATCATGAATACAATCGAGGTTGTCCCCTATTCGAGCGAGCAGTATGATACCTGGAACGAATTCGTGGAAAACTCCAATAACGGCACAATTTTCCATCGCCAGGACTTCTTAGCATACCATCCTGAAGGTCGATTCAATTTTCTTCATCTGATGTTCTATAAAAAGGGTGAGCTTATTGCGGTTTTACCCGGCGGGAAAGTCGGGGACATGTTCAAGAGCCCTATGGGCGCCAGCTTCGGCGGGTTTGTAGTCAATAAGCATTTTGGTATTGAAGACGCCGATGAGATTGTCAAAGCACTCATCCGGTACTGCTCGTCACAGATGATCAAAGAAATCTATCTTACACCGCCCATGCAGATCTATTGCGATCTTTTCAACGAATCTGTCGAATATGCGATGCACTACAACCATTTTATACTTATCAGTTCTCTCTATTCTTCAATAATCGATTTTTCCCATATCACCGGTAAAGAGAGCCTGTCGAAAAATACCCGCCATAAAATCAACAAGGCGATTAACAAGGGTATCACTATCGTTCAAAAAAATGATTTTGATGTTTTTTATCCCATATTATCAAAAAACAAAGAAAAATTCGATGCCCGGCCGACCCATTCAATCGACGAACTGAAAAAAATTGAAGAGTTTTTGCCGGGAATGATGACCCTTTTTATGGCTTACTACGAAGGTCAGCCGGTGGCGGGCGAACTGCTCTTTGCCGCAAACAAACAGTGTAATCTCAATTTCTATACCATGCATCTCTACGAATATCACAACCTCTTTGCAGTCAATTATCTGGTGGAAAATTCTATCAGATGGTGCAAAGAAAACGGATTCAGATATATGGACTACGGCGTATCTGCCGACACATTCAATCCCGACCCCATGGAGCCGTCATGGTCGTTGATTCAGTTCAAGGAGTCAATGGGAGCGACCGGCTGCAGACGAAACACTTATTATCGCAGAGTTTTTTAATATTCTATGTCACCACAGAAGAAAAGCACTTTTTTCAAGCGAATAGCACATTACGGCCCCCGCAGAACACTTAATAAATTGCAGCAACGGATTCTGCAAAGAGTCCATGGATACCCTCGAAGCATACTCCTTCAAGCCGTATCTGCCTGTAACTTGAAATGTGAACATTGCTTTTTAAATAATTTCGGCAAAGAAATCGGCGATGGTGTTATCAAGATATTACCGTACGACGAATTTGTTGCCCGGGCAGATAAAATCAAACACCTGATCAGGCATGCTCATTCATTTTATTTCTCAGGGTTTGAAGCGCTTTTGCATAAAGATATTTTCAGGATGATGGACCACATTGTTTCGATCAATCCGGCTATCGAATTCCCGATCATGACAAACGGCAACTCGTTCACCCAGCGGATATTCGATGAACTGCCAAAACACCCCATTCCGGAAATTTCGGTTTCCCTCGACGGGATTACCAGAGAAACAGTGGAGAGTTTCAAGACCGGAGCAGTTTTCGAAAAAACAGTCGAGACAATCAAGACGCTTGTTGGCCTTAATCTGAATGCTTCGATCGGCACGGTTTTCGTGCTTCACAAAAGCAACCGCCACGAATTCATCGATTATCTCGATTTCGTTAATGATTTAGGTATCAAAGATGTTTACGTTACCAATCTCATGTCTTTTACCCCCGCGCTTCGGGACCGGTATCTCTACACACCGGATTCAAATCCTGAACTCGACACGCTCTTTTCTCTGGCAGTCGAAAAGGCAAAGGACAACGGTCAGAGCATAACCCTTCCGGCAACCCACCCTACGCTAAAAGGATGCACACAGTGGAATTTGCTGTTTATCGACATCGCCGGAAATGTTGCCCCTTGCGATTATCTGTCGGTGAGTACTCCTTTCGAGCTTTTCGGGGAGACACAGCAGACCAGGCCACTCATTTTCGGCAATATCATGAAGGATGATATTTTGTCGGTCTGGAACGGCAAGGCATTCAAAAAATTCCGAGCCATGCATCGGTCGGGCAAGGAATTACCCGGTCGTTGCCGTCTCTGTGCAGATGCCTGGGGTCTTGTGTGCAGCAACCGGACGGTCTATGATTTCCGGTGAATTTTTCCCGGCCTGTTTATTTAAGTTATGTCTGTTTTTGCGGTAAAAAATGCCGATTTACGCATTCATGACGCGTGCATATTCTTTTTCTAATTGGGGAAGGATATTCGAGGCTCGATAATTCTTTGCCCTCTCCCGCGCCGACATTCCCAATCTTTGTGCTTTATTTGAATCGAAACATATGGAGAGAACTGCATTTCGCAGGTCTTGTATATTTGAAGGATCAATAACGAGCGCGGTAATGTCATGCTCCACAAATTCTGCGGTGCCTCCTCCCCCGGAACAGACAACCGGTTTCCCGCAACTCATCGCCTCTAAAACAGTCAATCCAAAGGCTTCGGGAAGCAGTGATGTTTGTGTCACACAATCAGCAGTCAGATAAAATGGGCGGGGATCATGCACCGGACCGGTAAAAATAACCCTGACCGGCAATGTCTCGGAGAAACCGCGCAGGGCTTCATAATGATCACGATATTTTTCAAAAACAGGTCCCACCACCATGATAGTTATGTCTCCGTTGATGCGCTTATAATCAACAAAACATTTCAGCAGTTTATCAAGCCCTTTCCGGGGTGCTATTCCTCCTACCCACAAAACCACCTTATCCTTTGAGCCGATTCCGAAATCGCGCCTTATTTTTGTACGAAGCATACTTTCTTGTGCAATATCAAACCATTCATCCGGAATCGTGTTGGGAATCACAATGGTTTTTTTTGGGTGAAACCGGTGCTGTACCGCTTTACTTGGACATATAATGACCCCGGCAAAAAGAGGAGGCAATCTCCGGAAGAGTTGATAGACAAAGGGTATTTGCAAAACCAGTTCATGAATATGCCATACCAGCGGTTTTCGGCAGATTACTGCGGCGAAGGGGGGAGCGAAATTGGGAAGTGCATTGCAATGAATAATATCATATTTTCCCGAAATGATGATTTTTCTCAAAGCTGCGACAGCTTTGCAAAGCCTGACAAAATAGCAGTAGTAGCCTCCTGGACCCTTGAATTTGATCAAAAGGGGGATATCGACATGCAGTAAGGTCATGCCGTCCTCCTTCGCCTTCACCTCCAGCCATTCGTTGGGAGGAGTAACAACAGTAATTGCATACCCCTTGCTTTTCAGGTACCGTGTGGTTCGATGTAACACAACCGCGCAGCCGTCACCAAAGGGCACATAGTTGACAAACAATATAGTGGGTTTTTTTTGAGAAGGAGGCATTATCAATTATACCTTCATTGCAAATCGAAGTGCAAAGGTTACCGCCACAGCCAGACCGCCAAATACGATCTGCATAACCGCGCTGTTGACAAGAACCTGTTTTCTATCTTTAAACTCCTTGACCCTCAGCAAAACGGCCCAGTAAATAGCACCAAAGGAAAACAGTCCTGCCAGTGCTGCTCCCAGGATTCCCAGCGGTGGAACCAGCATTGCATTGAAAATTAAACTGAGAATAATACCAGCCGTAAAAGCGATCAACATGTATTTCGTATCGTTTTTTAATTCGAGAATCGGACGGATTATGGCAAGAAGAACTCCAAACAGATGGACCGCCAGAACAATTGCCACCGAAGTAAGGTACTGCTCCGGCAAATGCGCTCCTTTGAGCAGCCTGAGCGCAATCGGTGATAGAGAATACATTACAATAAGTCCGATACCGCATGCCCCCTGAGCAATAAGCAGGTTTCTGTCGATTGTGCCCGAAATCACACCATTCTTTGACAGGTGAAAATAGATGGAAGGCCATGCTTTGCTGATCAGAAGTGTGAATACCATCAAAAACGAAGCGTAATCTTCGATAAGTTGAAAATAAGGAAGATCCTCTGGATGAAAATAATTGAGAAACCCCTTATCCCAGAGCGTATCGAACCAGAGAACAAGATATCCCAGAAAAATGGGAATCACATAGGACCGATACGCCTTTTTCCGTTCTTCATCCAGCGGTACTTTTTCGGTTGTGGAAACGATCTTCCGGAACATGAACACTACAATAACCATCACTACAATCGCCTGGGAGATAAACCAGGTGCTCAATGAAAGATAATCCAGCACAAAAAGCAGAACGACGACCACCACAATCGATGCATTGCGTATAAAATTAAGGAATGTATATACTCCAACTTTTAAATCCGAGCGGAAAAAGGCGCCTGTAACCTGAAACAATGCGGTTGCACCGGCAAAAAGGCATGCTCCATAGCCTACCCATGAGAAATAACGGATCTGCCACCAAAGACCAACGGTAAGAGTTACAGGGGCAACAAAAAAGAGCGCGCTGATAATCAGCATTCTCATTGAAAATCTCAGAAAGCTTTTATCCTGATGGAAAAACCTGACAGCTCCGTTTTCCAGCCCGAAATTGGCAACGATATTGATAAGTGCTACAGGTATTGTCAAGAGGGCGTACCATTGCTGTTGCTCCAGAGTTGCCATGCTCCTCCACAATAGCGCCAATGATACAAAACGTCCACCAACACTCAGGGCCATGGAAAAGCCATAGAGAATAAGTTGCAGGAGAATACCCTTTTTAGTCAGTTCAGGCATGGTTCAGCATTATCGTTTGAATTCAATCTCCTAATGAAACAAATCGGCGAT includes these proteins:
- a CDS encoding radical SAM protein gives rise to the protein MKQIYQLIKLNRIIKSHRIKLIALLLADIFRFRHLFIRFDPIIACNLRCLMCPFSDPEFIASKKPRFSSDDIKRIGGMFFPLAYQCVVGCGAEPTVYKDYLSILRMAKQYGVPHIGFTTNGQLLTQPKVRELFEIGIDEITLSMHGVKKQTYERFMVNASFEKFHEILAAIDESKKRPGIHPGIRINYTVNPDNLPELADFFEEFGRYAVDVLQIRPMVDLGTTAYAASDLSHFAGEYQSIIDSLAEECRKRNITLLANRYDPSPSDNNPQSAMLQFAYRYISPQCVWREDLDWRNTSYREFCRKIGWRKILLKSIALPANKLHQMKNHLGYDIYS
- a CDS encoding GNAT family N-acetyltransferase; this encodes MNTIEVVPYSSEQYDTWNEFVENSNNGTIFHRQDFLAYHPEGRFNFLHLMFYKKGELIAVLPGGKVGDMFKSPMGASFGGFVVNKHFGIEDADEIVKALIRYCSSQMIKEIYLTPPMQIYCDLFNESVEYAMHYNHFILISSLYSSIIDFSHITGKESLSKNTRHKINKAINKGITIVQKNDFDVFYPILSKNKEKFDARPTHSIDELKKIEEFLPGMMTLFMAYYEGQPVAGELLFAANKQCNLNFYTMHLYEYHNLFAVNYLVENSIRWCKENGFRYMDYGVSADTFNPDPMEPSWSLIQFKESMGATGCRRNTYYRRVF
- a CDS encoding radical SAM protein; the protein is MSPQKKSTFFKRIAHYGPRRTLNKLQQRILQRVHGYPRSILLQAVSACNLKCEHCFLNNFGKEIGDGVIKILPYDEFVARADKIKHLIRHAHSFYFSGFEALLHKDIFRMMDHIVSINPAIEFPIMTNGNSFTQRIFDELPKHPIPEISVSLDGITRETVESFKTGAVFEKTVETIKTLVGLNLNASIGTVFVLHKSNRHEFIDYLDFVNDLGIKDVYVTNLMSFTPALRDRYLYTPDSNPELDTLFSLAVEKAKDNGQSITLPATHPTLKGCTQWNLLFIDIAGNVAPCDYLSVSTPFELFGETQQTRPLIFGNIMKDDILSVWNGKAFKKFRAMHRSGKELPGRCRLCADAWGLVCSNRTVYDFR
- a CDS encoding glycosyltransferase gives rise to the protein MPPSQKKPTILFVNYVPFGDGCAVVLHRTTRYLKSKGYAITVVTPPNEWLEVKAKEDGMTLLHVDIPLLIKFKGPGGYYCYFVRLCKAVAALRKIIISGKYDIIHCNALPNFAPPFAAVICRKPLVWHIHELVLQIPFVYQLFRRLPPLFAGVIICPSKAVQHRFHPKKTIVIPNTIPDEWFDIAQESMLRTKIRRDFGIGSKDKVVLWVGGIAPRKGLDKLLKCFVDYKRINGDITIMVVGPVFEKYRDHYEALRGFSETLPVRVIFTGPVHDPRPFYLTADCVTQTSLLPEAFGLTVLEAMSCGKPVVCSGGGGTAEFVEHDITALVIDPSNIQDLRNAVLSICFDSNKAQRLGMSARERAKNYRASNILPQLEKEYARVMNA